Proteins from a genomic interval of Marmoricola sp. OAE513:
- a CDS encoding HAD family hydrolase, with amino-acid sequence MGPTGSSSARPTAAFFDLDKTIIAKSSTFAFSREFQAGGLISRGAVLRSAYAQFVYMVGGADHDQMEKMRQMMSQLCTGWDVQTVTDIVADTLHNIVDPLVYDEAVSLIEEHHAAGRDVIIVSTSGAEMVEPIGAMLGADHVVATRMEVSPEGKYTGKIRFYAYAENKAKAVRDLARKRGYDLDGSYAYSDSVTDVTMLEAVGHPFAVNPDKELRKVAKEKGWPVLVFERPVALGSRVKLPPAKPTLAALAIAGAAGIGAAVWVNARKAKRAHSA; translated from the coding sequence ATGGGCCCGACCGGATCGAGCAGCGCTCGGCCCACGGCTGCCTTCTTCGACCTCGACAAGACCATCATCGCCAAGTCGAGCACCTTCGCGTTCTCGCGGGAGTTCCAGGCTGGCGGACTGATCTCACGCGGGGCCGTGCTGCGCTCGGCGTACGCGCAGTTCGTCTACATGGTCGGCGGGGCTGACCACGACCAGATGGAGAAGATGCGGCAGATGATGTCGCAGCTCTGCACCGGCTGGGACGTGCAGACCGTCACCGACATCGTCGCCGACACCTTGCACAACATCGTCGACCCGCTCGTGTACGACGAGGCCGTGAGCCTCATCGAGGAGCACCACGCTGCCGGGCGCGACGTCATCATCGTCTCCACCTCCGGGGCGGAGATGGTCGAGCCGATCGGCGCGATGCTCGGGGCGGACCACGTGGTCGCCACCCGGATGGAGGTCTCGCCGGAAGGCAAGTACACCGGCAAGATCCGCTTCTACGCCTACGCCGAGAACAAGGCCAAGGCGGTGCGCGACCTGGCTCGCAAGCGCGGGTACGACCTGGACGGCTCGTACGCCTACAGCGACTCGGTCACCGACGTCACGATGCTCGAGGCCGTCGGCCACCCGTTCGCGGTGAACCCGGACAAGGAGCTGCGCAAGGTCGCCAAGGAGAAGGGGTGGCCGGTGCTGGTGTTCGAGCGTCCCGTCGCCCTGGGCAGCCGGGTGAAGCTGCCGCCGGCCAAGCCGACACTGGCTGCGCTCGCGATCGCGGGCGCGGCGGGGATCGGCGCTGCGGTGTGGGTGAACGCGCGCAAGGCGAAGCGAGCACACTCGGCATGA
- a CDS encoding YdeI/OmpD-associated family protein, producing MSVQTFRTVLASMGGNNVAIVVPDEVVAAFDHGKRVPVTVTIDGDYTYANTISSMGGRFLLSFNAETRKATGRAAGDEVEVTLTLDDAPRTVEVPEALAAALKGDKAATAAWEKLSYSKQKEHARQVETAKAEDTRARRVAKVIEALTG from the coding sequence ATGAGCGTCCAGACCTTCCGAACCGTCCTGGCATCCATGGGCGGCAACAACGTGGCCATCGTCGTCCCCGACGAGGTCGTCGCCGCGTTCGACCACGGCAAGCGGGTGCCGGTGACTGTGACCATCGACGGCGACTACACCTACGCCAACACGATCTCCTCGATGGGCGGAAGGTTCCTGCTCTCGTTCAACGCCGAGACCCGCAAGGCGACCGGACGTGCGGCCGGTGACGAGGTCGAGGTGACGCTGACCCTCGACGACGCACCCCGAACTGTTGAAGTGCCCGAGGCCCTCGCTGCGGCACTGAAGGGCGACAAAGCGGCGACCGCGGCTTGGGAGAAGCTCAGCTACTCCAAGCAGAAGGAGCATGCCCGCCAGGTCGAGACGGCCAAGGCGGAGGACACCCGGGCTCGACGTGTCGCGAAGGTCATCGAGGCGCTCACCGGATGA